Proteins encoded by one window of Arabidopsis thaliana chromosome 2, partial sequence:
- a CDS encoding uncharacterized protein (unknown protein; FUNCTIONS IN: molecular_function unknown; INVOLVED IN: biological_process unknown; LOCATED IN: chloroplast; BEST Arabidopsis thaliana protein match is: unknown protein (TAIR:ATMG00540.1); Has 6 Blast hits to 6 proteins in 1 species: Archae - 0; Bacteria - 0; Metazoa - 0; Fungi - 0; Plants - 6; Viruses - 0; Other Eukaryotes - 0 (source: NCBI BLink).): MYRYEISCPFNLRSPAVPVSSKASSTSFIKTKALRISEVNRELSVPRVYREKSFTRRLNAPIFGSLFVDKESRFANPYSFTLNQGLTRGRGKQAKLAPDRRGKSVVTEVDYRTGVGENIVKD, encoded by the coding sequence ATGTACCGATATGAAATCTCCTGCCCCTTCAACCTAAGGAGTCCGGCAGTACCCGTCTCATCAAAAGCCAGCAGTACCtctttcatcaaaacaaaGGCCCTCAGAATAAGCGAAGTAAACCGTGAGTTAAGCGTCCCTCGCGTTTACCGTGAGAAGAGTTTCACGCGGCGGCTAAACGCACCTATTTTTGGCAGCCTATTCGTAGACAAAGAAAGCCGATTCGCTAATCCTTATTCCTTTACTTTGAATCAAGGTCTTACCCGAGGAAGAGGGAAGCAAGCAAAGCTTGCCCCGGATCGTAGGGGAAAGAGTGTTGTAACCGAAGTAGACTACCGAACGGGTGTGGGGGAGAATATCGTCAAAGATTGA
- a CDS encoding transcription factor-like protein (transcription factor-related; BEST Arabidopsis thaliana protein match is: unknown protein (TAIR:ATMG00550.1); Has 111 Blast hits to 111 proteins in 16 species: Archae - 0; Bacteria - 0; Metazoa - 0; Fungi - 0; Plants - 110; Viruses - 0; Other Eukaryotes - 1 (source: NCBI BLink).), which translates to MDLWDRFCVNLHTRKITLEDESQKRSMDLRLLHGVAYGHSWFGKWGYRFCSGSFGVEEHHYHRAIAFLTSISLVDDITANFRENKANLNIGDIVRCYRDMSEIQLTTLQDLLRFMLTIKSRAPPIRIPIGKIEAPSVVLPSMKAYGTRACPQVKQCPKDKEKSVKCRKFALPLPLQACFHFPFRSSMTLLSGSFRS; encoded by the exons ATGGATCTTTGGGATCGTTTTTGTGTTAACCTGCATACTCG GAAAATCACTCTGGAGGATGAATCACAAAAGAGGTCAATGGATCTTAGGCTATTGCATGGAGTTGCTTATGGTCATTCATGGTTTGGTAAATGGGGTTACCGCTTTTGCAGTGGGAGCTTTGGTGTGGAAGAACACCATTATCACAGGGCAATTGCGTTTCTAACCTCCATATCTTTGGTGGATGATATAACTGCTAATTTCAGAGAGAATAAAGCCAATCTAAATATAGGCGACATAGTCAGGTGCTATAGAGACATGAGCGAGATCCAGCTGACTACTCTGCAAGATCTCCTTAGATTCATGCTTACTATCAAATCCCGAGCCCCGCCCATCAGAATACCCATAGGAAAGATTGAAGCACCTTCTGTTGTGCTTCCATCGATGAAAGCGTATGGTACACGAGCATGCCCTCAAGTAAAGCAATGTCCTAAAGATAAGGAGAAATCAGTGAAATGTCGGAAGTTTGCCCTCCCCCTCCCCTTACAGGCTTGCTTTCACTTCCCTTTCCGTAGTAGTATGACTCTTCTGTCCGGGTCTTTCAGATCATAA